tcaaaaataaaataggtacATTACTAACAAATTTTTGGAGTAAAAAAAGGATGTAGGAGAGGACCATAAGGAACTATAcactaaaaaattgaataaataaaatgaacaaattcctagaaacaaaaaACCTACTAAGACTGAATCAGAAAAGTTGAATAAACCTATTCAGCAAGGAGATTCAGCAGGAAGATGGCATCAGTAATCAGAAACCcagcaacaaagaaaagcctggaccagatggcttcaccgTTGAATTCTACCCAACGTTTAAAGCAGAATAAACACCagtttttctcaaactttttcaaaACGTTGAAGAGGAGGTAACATtttctaacttattctatgaggccagtattaccctgacaccaaGCCAGACAAAGGTAccataagaaaactacaaacaaacATCCCTCACAAatgctgatgcaaaaatcctcaacaaaataccagcaataCCAATTTTGCagtacattaaaaggattatacactatGAATGAGCATAATTGACTCCTGAAATAAAAgtatgttccaacacatgaaaATCAGCGTAATATCACATtaacataaagaaggaaaaaaccctCATGTGATCATcttaatcaaagaagaaaaagcatttgtcaaaatttaaccCACATTCATGACAAAATGTTCTTAATAagctataaaaaggaagaaagcaccTTAACATaagattatattaaaaaaaaacacacagctaacattataatgaGACCGAAAGCTTTTACCCTAAGAGCAAAATCAAGGATTCCTGCTTTTACTACTTCTATTTAATACAGTACTGAAGGTTCTAGTTAGTTAAAACAATAAggcaagtaaaataataaaagatattccaattttttaaaaaataaaattttctgttcgcagatgacataatcttatatattaaaaatcttttaGTTTCTGTGATATAAACTATCAGATGCAATAAATAACATTCAGCAaaactgcaggatacaaaatcaacacacaaaaattggTTGTATTTCTACAATAACAAACTatctgaagaagaaatcaagagAACAGTATCATTTGAtagcacaaaagaataaaatacttagaaaccgACTtcaccaaggaaatgaaaaacctGTACAGCAAAACTATAAACATTGCAGAAAAGTAttaaagatgacacaaataaatgaaaagaaatcatgTGTGTATGGAATGGAAGACAAAACCTTGTCAAGATGCCATTGTTATCTATagtcatctacagattcaataaaatCACTACAAAAATTCCAATAATTGCAAAAATAGAGAAACCTATTCTAAAATTCCAATGAAATCTCAAAAAACCCCAAGTAGCCAAACCAATCTTAAAAACTAACAAAGTTAGAGGACTaacacctcctggtttcaaacttACTGCAGTGCTTCAGTACCCAAAACAAGGCTGTGCCAGCATAGACACAGACATAAAGaccaatgcaatagaaataaagaacCAAAGAACACGGTCATGATTTTTAACAAGGGTGTCAACActattcaatggggaaaagacaatatattttaatggtgttaaaaatgaatatttacatgGAACACaataaagttggacccttactttacaccatataaaaaacttaatttaaaatggaCAGAACATCTAATTGTAAgcgctaaaactataaaacccttagaagaaaacataggaaaaatgtttcataacaTAGAATCTGGCAATAACTTCTTGGATATGACAgtgaaagcacagacaacaacaataaaaaatacataaaaatattcatcAAAGTGCCAAGCTTGTATGTATCTGAAGTTATAATCAATAGATTGAAAATACAATTCACggagggaaaaaaatattcaccATTATATATTTGATAAGTAATTAATATCCAGGCCACATAAAGAcctcagcaacaacaaaacaatccaatttaaacatgagcaaaggttttaaaatacgcatttctttaaagaatatatacatatgaccAGTAAGCACAGTATAAGGTGCTGAGCATCACTaatcaagagaaaaatgtaaatccaaaccacaatgcaataccaactGACAAATATAAGTATAGCTGCCATCATAAAAACTGCCACCAGCAAACCAAAGCAACAAAGCCCCAGAGAACAGCAAATGCTGGACGTGGAGAAGTCAGGACTCctgcacactgctggtgggaaagtaagatggcacagccactgtggaaaacagtaatcaccgtatgatccagtaattccacatctgggtatataccccaaaaaaCTGAAAGTGGGAATTTGCACACccctgtttatagcagcattcacAAGAGCCAAAGGGTAGAaaaagcccaaatgtccatcttcagatgaatgaataagcaagcATGATCAATACACACAATggtatattattcagccttaaaaagaaattctaatacatgctacaacataaaccttgaaaatattaaaacaaaaaaatgcaaatattccatGCTTTCCACTTTTATAGCGTATCTAGAGCAGTtaaattcatagacacagaaagtaggatgTGGTTTCCAGGGGATggggggaaagggaaaggggagctATTGTTCCGTGGATAAGAGTTTCACTTTGGGATGATAAGACAGGTTTGGAAgggatagtggtgatagttgcacaacaatgtattTATACTTAACATACTTAAATTTTCTGTTACacatattttaccacagtaaaaaaattagcaagtatttaaaaatctacatattTCTTTGAACTGTTTCTTTACATCCCTTGTCCATTTTTCAATTTGGCTGTTGGTCTTTCAATAATTTAGGATAGCTATATagctacatatatataaataaatataaatatatataaatttataaatataaatatatataaatttataaatatatataaatatataaacatatatatgtatatattacccAAATTAGCTTTTTGTTTGTCGGGTATGTTGCAGATCTATTTCCCCAGTCTGTTGACTTTGACTTTGAGGCATTTTTCTTGCCTATAAAGTGTTAATTTTTATGGCGTCAAATGCATCAGTCTTCTATTCAAAGACTTATTTATGGGTTTGGTGTTTCAGTTTAGGATGATAAAGAAGTTGTGGATATGGATAAAGGAGATGGTTGTACAACACATTATACTGGACGCCACTCAACTGTACATTTaaacatggttaaaatggtaagttttatgttgtatatattttaccaccAAAAAAGGGCCAGGCTTAGATGTTTATATGTTAGGGGTTTGGAGTACCTCTAACATTTATTCCCCTCCAGGGCTCTAATTTATAAAACACCCACACAAGAAAGTAGATACTGACTTCCCAAATCTCCTTACAAGTCCCACAGCAGGGGCTGTCTGGGAAAGCAGAGGTGGAAAAAGTCACATAAACTTGAGGTCAGTGTGAGACCTGCCATCTGCCACCCTGGAATCAGATGGAGGAAGGCATGCTGCAGGCTGAGCTGGAGGATGAGCTGGGCTGGCAGAACAGTCCTCCCACGACCCTAGACCTGAAGTGCTCCCACATGCTCTCAGGCATGTATCAAACCAAGAAAGCAGCTAGGAGGGTAACACAGCTACCTGTATACAGGGAGCTATGAAATATCCGAGCTGCGCAAGTGAGGCACAAGGAGACAGAAGCAGTCTGACCTTTACACAGTGACCTGGCTCAAATTATTTCAGGCTGTCATTAACCAGGCGAGCTCCGCTTTCTCTCTGAGGTGAGTAAACTTGAGGGGGTAAAGTGGGAGTtggggaaaatggaaaagaaagcctGGCAGTATTTCTTCTGTtataagtaaaaagtaaaacatagatGCCGTTTCTCAGTGCCCAAATGTTaggtgaaaaaatgtttttcatcttGGTCATGTCATGTGGACTTTAGCAGAGCAGGACACACATGGTCATTTATCCTTTCCCTCTGCATGTTGTGTGCTTTTTCAGTTTATAATGTACCTGGATCCACTTGCCTCATCACACTAGCTGCAAACAAGGCCACTGAATGTCACACCAGGTGGCCAGCATGTCTGTGAAGGGCAGAAACTGGGGCAGCCAAACAGCTGGCAGAGGCCAGCTAGTAAGTACCCAATCCCACTCCATAGAGGACTCCACACTTAAAAGATAAGCAAGTGTCAGGCTGCCTCACTAGTTATCcctccaaataaaaaaataaaagtaaccccTCCAgggaacatgtgtgtgtgtacacacaaaaCTACATGCACAGCTACATGCAAAGGGGAAAGGCTGGGAAGGAACCAAATCCACCTCTGAACACCAGTTACTTGTGGGGAAGGGGCAGGTGAAGCCAACTGTCAGCATTACTCACCTTTCGACTGATAAGCTTGCATCAGTTCTGGCAATTTCTCATAAAAAGGCCATTTTCACTCCTTGGGTGCTCACCCAGGTCCTGCAAAACTGAGCCACCAACAACTACCTGCACCACTTCCCATGAGGCCAAATAATGGCTTCCCTCAAAGCTCAGacctcccacccacctcccagTCCTCTCCCATGCAGGGGGCTACTGGCCTTCTGGGGGGCAGGGGTCCAGGCCAAACACAACCCACAGATGGTTGGTGAAACCAGCACGTATCCAAGGGCCTTTCCCCCACCTGGGCCGTGTGCCCACTGCATAGATATGCCTGTGCTTGCTCCCCTAGGACACAGACTCCCTTTTCTTCCATTGGAATGAGGGATGGGGAGATTTGATGGTGTCCTGTACAGGCTGGATGTTAATCTGCTGTGGCGCTCTTGGAGAAGCTTGCCTGAGTTCAGCGCTTTCTCAGCACGTGGTGTTTGCTGCCCCTTCAAGCTGCAGGAGTCCCAGAAGGTAAGTGCTACTGCAACGCCCATTTACTGGTGAACAGAGGTCAGGTGATCTGCAGCGGGCCAAGCAGCTGCTAAGTGGCCAACAGGCTGGATCTGCATCTCACTTGCAGAGGCTCTGCCTGGATGCTGGGGCTGCCCTGagactccttcctcctcctcttccctccacagCTCTCCCTGCTTCTATCCACAGCTGTGCTCCAGGTGGGGAACACCTATGGATGCACCAGGGTGCAACTACTCAGAGTCCAGTGTGCAGAAGGGACCCTGCTCTATGCTGTTTCCATATCCAAGCCCAAGCTTGTCTAGAGCTTCAGCAAATCCAAGCCTCCCTGAATTCCCTGCAAGACCAAACGAAGCCCTACAACCCCCACCACTCTGGTTAGCTGCCAGTCCTAGCCCCTGTTCCCTCCTGGGCCACTGTCTGTACAGTTCTGAAGTCCTACAAGAATGTTGAGATCCTAAGCCGACTCACCCAAAGAGGTAAACAACCAGGGGCCTCCAGGGGTAGAGAACATACCCAGACAGGTTCTGCTGCCTGTAGGCTTGATGTCCTTCCCCTACAACATGCCATGCTTGCCAGGCTAGAAGAGGGGCTCCAGAAACTTGGGAAACCTGGGCCTGTAGCTGGCATATGGAAAAGAGGCCTGGAAAAGCACCACTCCTGTCCATGAAGCCCCCACATGGAACCAGGTAATTGGGAAACACATGGGCACACAAGCCTGATCGCCACTCAGACCCAGGTGGGAACTGCAGCAGTGACTTGTCCCCTCTGCCACTCTGGCTGTACCACTACAGGAGGGAGGAACATCCAGTTCCACATGTAAGTGGAGACACTAGGTGTGAGCAGGTTCCAGTGGTTGCTGTAGCTGAACCTTCCCAACCAGGTCCATGCAAGGCCATCTCAGATGGGTGTGCACCTGGGTTGGGCAAGGACACCCCTCAGACAGTGAGCGCCACTGAGGAGGGCTGTCACAGAGACCCCTTTTCCTGCTCCTAGAACAGGTTGGGGGAGTATGGGGGACCTCTCCCACCTCACAGCTGCTTCCAGGAGCCACTACTTTCAAGATGAGACACTCTCCTGCCTGCCTGTTCCCATTTGGCTGCAATAGACCATTGCCAACATTTAGAGAACGAAAAGCGGCCTCACCTATTTTCCCTGACAGGTTGGAGGCAGGTGGGCATGCCCAGGGGACCTGGGGTAGATCCTGTACATCTGCCCACCCCCAGGCTATGCTGGCTTCATCTTATCTGTGGGGTGGGCGGGGGGTGGGAATTACCAAGAGACCATCACACAGGCCATGGACAAGTTCTACAAGAGCCAGGGAGAAGAGCACTGTCCGTGCATGCTGCCCGGCAGCCAGCTCACACACACATCTTTCATTTGACTGCTTTCCCAAAGCAGGCTTTTGCCGTCCAGGATCCCCAAGAAGCCTGGGGAGGAGACTCTGCCAGGCTGAAGGGCCTGTCCCCAAAGGTGCCACCCTCACCAGGCTCATCCTGACAATCTTGGATTATTTTTGCCCTGAAGTTTTGGAGTGGCAGACAGGGAGACAGCAGACAGTACACATTAGCcacctttccagagagcatcagctctCCAGACTGGGGCAGGTCAGACCTCCACTCAGGCGTTTTTCTCACTGGTTGCCAATTGGGGGAAACAGCATTTGTGAGCACCGGCCTGTCTCCCCAGGTCCTGttcagaaaccccatctgtgccTTTAGAGAGACTGCCCTGAGCACACAGGCCCAGCAACCACCATCTACAGCCCCCAGGACCTAATCCCCTTCTACATAGGGTTCAGTGCATGTTAGCAGACACTGGGCTTGATTCCTGCCTAGTCCCTGCCAGATATCCCATGCCCACCTCATTAAGAGAATGAggccacacaaacacactcagGCCATCATGGTGATGGAGTGGCTGGGGTCCCACTTGCCCACCCTTCATTGCTGGTCCAGAGCCAGCTGACCACATTCCTACCCCGAGATGGGACTTTGGGGACATTGTCCACCAGGGTTGCTGACCCCTTTTAAAGTTCCAGAAACATGGCCAGCTGGTCCCCTAGAATTTGGCACATGGGATTAAGCCAAGGCTTGCCTTCAGAAACAGGTTTTTCCACCACGTCGCTGCCCAAGGCCCAGGGCAACCCCAAGTTCATGTGAAGCCTGCCTGCCATGTCCACAGCCCATGCCGACCCCTCCTGGAGCAACTGGAATGCTTGTTCCTGGGCATGTGATAAACCCAGACAGCTTCAGCCTTGCAGGACAACTGTGCGCATCCGGCAGCAGTAGCCAGAGGGCCCATGGAAAGAAGTTGGAGGGGAAACCAGATGctgtgaaaatactttattaGGCAAAACTACATactataaaaatgctttaaaatgcagCAGGAGGAGATGCAAAGACACAAACGAACAAGCGCGTAGTGACACATGGCTGTCAACACAGTAAAGAATCCACACTGCTTCCCCCCCTTTACCTAGAAAAGGAGAGTTCTAGGCCACCTCCTCCTCAGCAtactcctcatcctcctcctcctcggccGTGGCATCCTGATATTGCTGATATTCAGACACCAGGTCGTTCATGTTGCTCTCGGCCTCGGTGAATTCCATCTCATCCATGCCCTCGCCCGTGTACCAGTGGAGAAAGGCCTTGCGCCTGAACATTGCTGTGAACTGCTCTGAGACACGCTTGAAGAGTTCCTGGATGGCCGTATTATTCCCAATGAAGGTGGCCGACATTTTTAGCCCCCGGGGTGGGATGTCACAGACGGCTGTTTTTACATTGTTGGGGAGCCAGTCAGCAAAGTAGCTGCTGTTCTTGTCCTGAATGTTGAACATTTGTTCATCCACCTCCCTCATGGGCATGCGACCCCTGAAAATGGCAGCCGCCGTTAGGTAGCGGCCATGGCGGGGGTCGCAAGCGGCCATCATATTCTTAGCATCAAACATCTGCTGGGTAAGCTCAGCCACAGTCAAGGCCCGGTACTGCTGGCTGCCCCGGCTGGTCAGTGGGGCAAAGCCAGGCATGAAGAAATGCAGCCGCGGAAACGGGACCATGTTCACGGCCAGCTTCCGCAGGTCAGCATTCAGCTGGCCTGGGAAGCGCAGGCACGTGGTGACCCCACTCATGGTAGCAGACACCAGGTGGTTCAGGTCACCGTAGGTGGGTGTGGGCAGTTTTAGGGTCCTGGAACATATGTCATATAGCGCTTCGTTATCTATGCAGAAGGTCTCGTCCGCATTTTCTATGAGCTGGTGGACTGAGAGGGTGGCGTTGTAGGGCTCCACCACGGTGTCTGACACCTTGGGCGAGGGCAGGATGCTGAATGTGTTTATGATCCTGTCTGGGTACTCCTCCCGGATCTTACTGAGCAGAAGGGTGCCCATCCCAGACCCAGTCCCGCCACCCAGGGAGTGGGTCAGCTGGAAACCCTGCAGGCAGTCGCAGCTCTCAGCCTCCTTTCTGACAACGTCCATCACTGACTCCATCAGCTCCGCGCCTTCTGTGTAGTGTCCCTTGGCCCAGTTGTTTCCGGCCCCACACTGACCTGTAAGACAGTACAGCCAGTCACTCGATGGCCAGGTGTACGGTCATCAGTGGTCACCATAATGCAGAAAGCGCCAGTGTCACGTGTGAGGTGAAGGCACCATTCGCCCTGCAGGTGGAGCAAATGAAACCCCCTCCCCCGAGTTACAGCACAGCAGCTTCCCCTGTTAGGAATTAAGTCAGGAGTCAAACCTGAGACGGGCTAACAGACCTCGCTGCAGGCAGCTCCTGCCCGTTTTCAGGGAAGCAGTAGCCACGGCCCCAGCTCAGCTCCCCGCAGGCAGTTTACATCAGTAGCTCCTCACCTTGAGGAGACACCCGGGCCTTCCTCCCAAAGCCCGTTTAGGAAAGGCAGATGGGGCGACTCGACTCAGGGGATAGGAGGGTGTTCAGGGGCCCTGGCTCCACGGTGCCCACAGCGATGACCTTGGGGCATTCGTGGATTTTCAGCTGCCCTGACCCCAGTCCTCCCCCGCAGCTCACCGAAGATGAAGTTGTCCGGCCTGAAGATCTGCCCGAAGAGCCCTGAGCGCACAGAGTCCATGGTGCCCGGCTCCAGATCCACGAGCACAGCGCGGGGCACGTACCTGCCACCTGAGGGGTGGGAGGGCATTAGCAGGGGAGGGCCTCGTTCCCAGCAGGCGGTGGAGGAAGGACGGGGTCTCACCGCTGGCCTCGTTGTAGTACACGTTGATGCGCTCCAGCTGCAGGTGGCTGTCCCCGTGGTAGGTGCCAGCGGAGTCGATGGCATGTTCATCGGAGATCACCTCCCAGAACTGCCAGAGACGGGAGGAGCCAGACAGGCCAGGGCTGAGTCACGGAGGCGCCCCAGCCgctctcccaccccaccctcatcCGCACCCCCATCCCTAGGTCGCGGTGTCCCTGGGGTCCACCCCGGCCGCCTCGCCAACCGCCCAGTTCCACCGTCCCCGGCAGGGAGCCCAGGGGCCGCAATGCAGGGGCACCGCCCCGCCACTGCCAACATCTTCCCTGGCCATCCGGCAGGCCCGGGCTGGGCCCTCAGAGCCCCAGCTGCCAACCTTGGCACCGATCTGGTTCCCGCACTGCCCGGCCTGCGTGAGCACAATCTCCCTCATGGCCAAGGCGGGATTAGGGCGGCAGGAGAAACGCGAGAAGGAGGAGCAGACGCGCAGCGACCCAGCTCGCCCTCCGCCAACGCTTAAATAGCCCCGcgcccacctccctcagcctcggaTTGGGCTCCCAGAATAAGCAACAGCTTTGCTTTCACACAGGTGCGCCCACCTGTGAATCCCTTGGCGTTGAACGTCTGTTGGAGAGCTCAGGTGTCCCTGCGTGATCCTTTCCACGTTGGGGAAAGCTGCTCAGCTGGAGAACTTCCTCCCGCGTCTTTAGTGAGACTAGATCCCTAGCTGAGCTGAAACTGAATTTTCCTCCCATGTGGGAGGGGAAGACTCTTGTTTCCATATTCACAACGTGCCTTTGCACCTGTCCTAGATTGACGACATATTTTCATAATGGATGCGTCCTTTCATCTATTAGGAGATCTGTGGTTAGGAAAGGCCTTCCATATGTTAACTCAACAGGACTTAATTATAAGTTTTACGTTGGAGCAGTTCTAACCCGCAGTAAGCTATGGGTGTTAGAGATAGGCTCTGATTTAGCTACAGTCTTCTTTAGAGTAGGATTAGCCCTTTCACCTTTCCCGAGGACTGCAGTCTCCAGCAGAGTGAAGGTGATATTGGACTCTTAAAGCTGAGGATAGGTAATGGGTTACGCCTGCTGTGGAAGATGGGCCATCGTCACTCTGCAGGCTTTTAGATTACCCAGACTGAGGAGTTATTTCTTctaataaacatttttcagatgGGGTGGGGAATGCCTCAATCTAACCAGTGACGGTATCAGTAAGCATTAGCAAATATTTGAATCTCCTGCAGAAAGGCATCGGGGTAAATTAGAGTTGCCAGTTCTCACCTGGATAGGTTCTTCAATTTTGGACAGGTTTAACTGGAGAAGGAGAAAATTGCTGGCTGTTTGGGTCATGTCAGGCACAGAGCTCACAGTGCTGAGTCACCTGTTttagtgttttgaaaagatttaccCCTATAAACAAATGAGACATTAACAGAAACAAAGAATCCCTTCTAGGGTGAAAAGAATCATGAAAGTGCTGAATTATATCCCTATGATTGGTATTTGGCATTAGTAACTTATTACCATCATTCAGACAGCCAGAGG
The nucleotide sequence above comes from Symphalangus syndactylus isolate Jambi chromosome 3, NHGRI_mSymSyn1-v2.1_pri, whole genome shotgun sequence. Encoded proteins:
- the LOC129478605 gene encoding tubulin beta-8 chain isoform X16, translated to MREIVLTQAGQCGNQIGAKFWEVISDEHAIDSAGTYHGDSHLQLERINVYYNEASGGRYVPRAVLVDLEPGTMDSVRSGLFGQIFRPDNFIFGQCGAGNNWAKGHYTEGAELMESVMDVVRKEAESCDCLQYGDLNHLVSATMSGVTTCLRFPGQLNADLRKLAVNMVPFPRLHFFMPGFAPLTSRGSQQYRALTVAELTQQMFDAKNMMAACDPRHGRYLTAAAIFRGRMPMREVDEQMFNIQDKNSSYFADWLPNNVKTAVCDIPPRGLKMSATFIGNNTAIQELFKRVSEQFTAMFRRKAFLHWYTGEGMDEMEFTEAESNMNDLVSEYQQYQDATAEEEEDEEYAEEEVA
- the LOC129478605 gene encoding tubulin beta-8 chain isoform X18, which codes for MREIVLTQAGQCGNQIGAKFWEVISDEHAIDSAGTYHGDSHLQLERINVYYNEASGGRYVPRAVLVDLEPGTMDSVRSGLFGQIFRPDNFIFGQCGAGNNWAKGHYTEGAELMESVMDVVRKEAESCDCLQGQLNADLRKLAVNMVPFPRLHFFMPGFAPLTSRGSQQYRALTVAELTQQMFDAKNMMAACDPRHGRYLTAAAIFRGRMPMREVDEQMFNIQDKNSSYFADWLPNNVKTAVCDIPPRGLKMSATFIGNNTAIQELFKRVSEQFTAMFRRKAFLHWYTGEGMDEMEFTEAESNMNDLVSEYQQYQDATAEEEEDEEYAEEEVA
- the LOC129478605 gene encoding tubulin beta-8 chain isoform X9, whose translation is MREIVLTQAGQCGNQIGAKFWEVISDEHAIDSAGTYHGDSHLQLERINVYYNEASGQCGAGNNWAKGHYTEGAELMESVMDVVRKEAESCDCLQGFQLTHSLGGGTGSGMGTLLLSKIREEYPDRIINTFSILPSPKVSDTVVEPYNATLSVHQLIENADETFCIDNEALYDICSRTLKLPTPTYGDLNHLVSATMSGVTTCLRFPGQLNADLRKLAVNMVPFPRLHFFMPGFAPLTSRGSQQYRALTVAELTQQMFDAKNMMAACDPRHGRYLTAAAIFRGRMPMREVDEQMFNIQDKNSSYFADWLPNNVKTAVCDIPPRGLKMSATFIGNNTAIQELFKRVSEQFTAMFRRKAFLHWYTGEGMDEMEFTEAESNMNDLVSEYQQYQDATAEEEEDEEYAEEEVA
- the LOC129478605 gene encoding tubulin beta-8 chain isoform X22; this encodes MREIVLTQAGQCGNQIGAKFWEVISDEHAIDSAGTYHGDSHLQLERINVYYNEASGGRYVPRAVLVDLEPGTMDSVRSGLFGQIFRPDNFIFGQCGAGNNWAKGHYTEGAELMESVMDVVRKEAESCDCLQGFQLTHSLGGGTGSGMGTLLLSKIREEYPDRIINTFSILPSPKVSDTVVEPYNATLSVHQLIENADETFIGNNTAIQELFKRVSEQFTAMFRRKAFLHWYTGEGMDEMEFTEAESNMNDLVSEYQQYQDATAEEEEDEEYAEEEVA
- the LOC129478605 gene encoding tubulin beta-8 chain isoform X13, whose protein sequence is MREIVLTQAGQCGNQIGAKFWEVISDEHAIDSAGTYHGDSHLQLERINVYYNEASGGRYVPRAVLVDLEPGTMDSVRSGLFGQIFQLTHSLGGGTGSGMGTLLLSKIREEYPDRIINTFSILPSPKVSDTVVEPYNATLSVHQLIENADETFCIDNEALYDICSRTLKLPTPTYGDLNHLVSATMSGVTTCLRFPGQLNADLRKLAVNMVPFPRLHFFMPGFAPLTSRGSQQYRALTVAELTQQMFDAKNMMAACDPRHGRYLTAAAIFRGRMPMREVDEQMFNIQDKNSSYFADWLPNNVKTAVCDIPPRGLKMSATFIGNNTAIQELFKRVSEQFTAMFRRKAFLHWYTGEGMDEMEFTEAESNMNDLVSEYQQYQDATAEEEEDEEYAEEEVA
- the LOC129478605 gene encoding tubulin beta-8 chain isoform X14; the encoded protein is MREIVLTQAGQCGNQIGAKFWEVISDEHAIDSAGTYHGDSHLQLERINVYYNEASGGRYVPRAVLVDLEPGTMDSVRSGLFGQIFRPDNFIFGQCGAGNNWAKGHYTEGAELMESVMDVVRKEAESCDCLQGFQLTTPTYGDLNHLVSATMSGVTTCLRFPGQLNADLRKLAVNMVPFPRLHFFMPGFAPLTSRGSQQYRALTVAELTQQMFDAKNMMAACDPRHGRYLTAAAIFRGRMPMREVDEQMFNIQDKNSSYFADWLPNNVKTAVCDIPPRGLKMSATFIGNNTAIQELFKRVSEQFTAMFRRKAFLHWYTGEGMDEMEFTEAESNMNDLVSEYQQYQDATAEEEEDEEYAEEEVA
- the LOC129478605 gene encoding tubulin beta-8 chain isoform X11 codes for the protein MREIVLTQAGQCGNQIGAKFWEVISDEHAIDSAGTYHGDSHLQLERINVYYNEASGGRYVPRAVLVDLEPGTMDSVRSGLFGQIFRPDNFIFGQCGAGNNWAKGHYTEGAELMESVMDVVRKEAESCDCLQGFQLTHSLGGGTGSGMGTLLLSKIREEYPDRIINTFSILPSPKVSDTVVEPYNATLSVHQLIENADETFCIDNEALYDICSRTLKLPTPFPRLHFFMPGFAPLTSRGSQQYRALTVAELTQQMFDAKNMMAACDPRHGRYLTAAAIFRGRMPMREVDEQMFNIQDKNSSYFADWLPNNVKTAVCDIPPRGLKMSATFIGNNTAIQELFKRVSEQFTAMFRRKAFLHWYTGEGMDEMEFTEAESNMNDLVSEYQQYQDATAEEEEDEEYAEEEVA
- the LOC129478605 gene encoding tubulin beta-8 chain isoform X3; translated protein: MREIVLTQAGQCGNQIGAKFWEVISDEHAIDSAGTYHGDSHLQLERINVYYNEASGETPSSGGRYVPRAVLVDLEPGTMDSVRSGLFGQIFRPDNFIFGQCGAGNNWAKGHYTEGAELMESVMDVVRKEAESCDCLQGFQLTHSLGGGTGSGMGTLLLSKIREEYPDRIINTFSILPSPKVSDTVVEPYNATLSVHQLIENADETFCIDNEALYDICSRTLKLPTPTYGDLNHLVSATMSGVTTCLRFPGQLNADLRKLAVNMVPFPRLHFFMPGFAPLTSRGSQQYRALTVAELTQQMFDAKNMMAACDPRHGRYLTAAAIFRGRMPMREVDEQMFNIQDKNSSYFADWLPNNVKTAVCDIPPRGLKMSATFIGNNTAIQELFKRVSEQFTAMFRRKAFLHWYTGEGMDEMEFTEAESNMNDLVSEYQQYQDATAEEEEDEEYAEEEVA
- the LOC129478605 gene encoding tubulin beta-8 chain isoform X15; this translates as MREIVLTQAGQCGNQIGAKFWEVISDEHAIDSAGTYHGDSHLQLERINLTHSLGGGTGSGMGTLLLSKIREEYPDRIINTFSILPSPKVSDTVVEPYNATLSVHQLIENADETFCIDNEALYDICSRTLKLPTPTYGDLNHLVSATMSGVTTCLRFPGQLNADLRKLAVNMVPFPRLHFFMPGFAPLTSRGSQQYRALTVAELTQQMFDAKNMMAACDPRHGRYLTAAAIFRGRMPMREVDEQMFNIQDKNSSYFADWLPNNVKTAVCDIPPRGLKMSATFIGNNTAIQELFKRVSEQFTAMFRRKAFLHWYTGEGMDEMEFTEAESNMNDLVSEYQQYQDATAEEEEDEEYAEEEVA
- the LOC129478605 gene encoding tubulin beta-8 chain isoform X5, encoding MREIVLTQAGQCGNQIGAKFWEVISDEHAIDSAGTYHGDSHLQLERINVYYNEASGRYVPRAVLVDLEPGTMDSVRSGLFGQIFRPDNFIFGQCGAGNNWAKGHYTEGAELMESVMDVVRKEAESCDCLQGFQLTHSLGGGTGSGMGTLLLSKIREEYPDRIINTFSILPSPKVSDTVVEPYNATLSVHQLIENADETFCIDNEALYDICSRTLKLPTPTYGDLNHLVSATMSGVTTCLRFPGQLNADLRKLAVNMVPFPRLHFFMPGFAPLTSRGSQQYRALTVAELTQQMFDAKNMMAACDPRHGRYLTAAAIFRGRMPMREVDEQMFNIQDKNSSYFADWLPNNVKTAVCDIPPRGLKMSATFIGNNTAIQELFKRVSEQFTAMFRRKAFLHWYTGEGMDEMEFTEAESNMNDLVSEYQQYQDATAEEEEDEEYAEEEVA
- the LOC129478605 gene encoding tubulin beta-8 chain isoform X21, producing the protein MREIVLTQAGQCGNQIGAKFWEVISDEHAIDSAGTYHGDSHLQLERINVYYNEASGGRYVPRAVLVDLEPGTMDSVRSGLFGQIFRPDNFIFGQCGAGNNWAKGHYTEGAELMESVMDVVRKEAESCDCLQGFQLTHSLGGGTGSGMGTLLLSKIREEYPDRIINTFSILPSPKVSDTVVEPYNATLSVHQLIENADETFCIDNEALYDIGNNTAIQELFKRVSEQFTAMFRRKAFLHWYTGEGMDEMEFTEAESNMNDLVSEYQQYQDATAEEEEDEEYAEEEVA